Proteins from a genomic interval of Anatilimnocola floriformis:
- a CDS encoding diphosphate--fructose-6-phosphate 1-phosphotransferase, whose product MSTKKNLVVAQSGGPSPVINNTLRGLIEAARNFDNIGTVYGAHHGIEGVLKEELLDLSGQCPDEISLLRYTPAAGSIGTCRYKLKANQNEDFDRVLEVFKAHNVGYFVYIGGNDSMDTANKVAQLAQQRGLDLIGIGGPKTIDNDVGDSEFKLIDHTPGYGSTAKYWMHAVQNANEENNGSSPADPVLVMQAMGRKIGFIPAAARLADPNREMPLQIYLAESPCSLEQLADNVNDQLAKDGRCIVVISEGFNVGSLGERKDSFGHTQFSSSETTVAQMVVNYLNKVGLKAKGSARGNVPGTDQRHSMAYASTVDLDEAYRAGENCAVIANKGESGYMSTILRNPGSVYSVTYDKVPLTEVANSERTFPKKWITAAGNDVTDDFIKYCKPLVGEGMVSLPMIDGRQRMTRLEKKFAPQKLAAYIPQADRAKK is encoded by the coding sequence ATGAGCACCAAGAAGAACCTTGTCGTCGCCCAAAGCGGCGGTCCGAGCCCGGTCATCAACAACACCTTGCGGGGCTTGATCGAAGCCGCTCGCAACTTCGACAACATCGGCACCGTGTATGGCGCGCATCACGGCATCGAAGGGGTGCTCAAGGAAGAACTGCTCGACCTCAGCGGCCAATGCCCGGACGAAATCTCGCTGCTCCGCTACACGCCGGCCGCCGGTTCGATCGGCACTTGCCGTTACAAGCTCAAGGCCAACCAGAACGAAGACTTCGACCGCGTGCTCGAAGTGTTCAAAGCCCACAACGTCGGCTACTTCGTCTACATCGGCGGCAACGACTCGATGGACACGGCGAACAAGGTCGCTCAGCTTGCGCAGCAGCGGGGCCTCGACCTGATCGGCATCGGCGGACCGAAGACGATCGACAACGACGTCGGCGATAGCGAGTTCAAGCTCATCGATCACACGCCTGGCTACGGCAGCACCGCGAAGTACTGGATGCACGCCGTTCAGAATGCGAACGAAGAAAACAATGGTTCGTCGCCCGCTGATCCGGTCCTGGTGATGCAAGCGATGGGTCGCAAGATCGGCTTCATTCCTGCTGCCGCTCGCCTCGCCGATCCGAACCGCGAAATGCCGCTACAGATCTATCTTGCCGAAAGCCCCTGCTCGCTCGAGCAACTGGCCGACAACGTGAACGATCAACTCGCGAAGGATGGCCGGTGCATCGTCGTCATCAGCGAAGGCTTTAACGTCGGCAGCCTCGGCGAACGGAAAGATTCGTTCGGCCACACACAATTCAGCAGCAGCGAAACGACCGTCGCTCAAATGGTGGTCAACTATCTGAACAAGGTCGGCTTGAAAGCCAAGGGAAGTGCCCGCGGCAATGTTCCCGGCACCGATCAGCGTCACTCGATGGCGTATGCCTCGACGGTCGATCTCGACGAAGCCTATCGCGCCGGTGAAAACTGCGCGGTCATCGCCAACAAGGGCGAGAGCGGCTACATGTCAACCATCCTCCGCAATCCGGGTTCGGTCTACAGCGTCACGTACGACAAGGTCCCGCTGACCGAAGTCGCCAACAGCGAACGGACGTTCCCCAAGAAGTGGATCACTGCAGCGGGCAACGACGTGACCGATGATTTCATCAAGTATTGCAAGCCGCTCGTCGGCGAAGGCATGGTCAGCCTGCCGATGATTGACGGCCGCCAACGCATGACGCGGCTGGAGAAGAAGTTCGCGCCGCAGAAGTTGGCGGCTTACATCCCGCAGGCTGATCGCGCGAAAAAGTAG
- a CDS encoding four helix bundle protein, protein MPSYQDLKVWQIGMQVSVDVYRLTEQFPKSEIYGLTSQVRRAAVSIPSNIAEGHERDTTKDYLRFLSISRGSLAELETQLLIANRLGYVEMQQIKSLLEHWIALVE, encoded by the coding sequence ATGCCGAGCTACCAGGATTTGAAGGTCTGGCAAATTGGCATGCAGGTTTCGGTTGATGTATATCGACTGACAGAACAATTCCCGAAGTCTGAAATCTATGGTCTGACCAGTCAAGTTCGCCGCGCTGCTGTTTCAATTCCATCCAATATTGCCGAAGGACACGAACGAGACACCACCAAGGATTACCTGCGATTCCTGTCGATTTCGCGGGGATCCCTGGCCGAGCTGGAAACGCAGCTCTTGATTGCAAATCGGCTTGGCTATGTCGAAATGCAGCAAATCAAAAGCTTGTTAGAGCACTGGATAGCCTTAGTCGAATGA
- a CDS encoding HAD family hydrolase, which produces MYEIAPKHPFLVGIDSDGCTFDTMELKHKECFIPNIINYYGLQAVSKYARECAEFVNLYSKSRGINRFPALIEALEWLQKRPEVIARGVKIEIPPSLRQWLKEETKLGNPALEAKVKASGDKALTECLAWSKAVNKTVDEMVRHVPPFPYVDASLKKLQGKADMIVCSATPNDALKKEWSEHGIDQYVTAICGQEVGTKKEVLTNSQKYAPSHTLMIGDAPGDYSAAKANNCLFYPINPGNEDASWKRFHDEGIDRFLNETFAGEYQKMLLAEFDSYLPEKPSWKGV; this is translated from the coding sequence ATGTATGAGATAGCCCCCAAGCATCCCTTCCTCGTCGGTATCGATTCCGACGGTTGCACGTTCGACACGATGGAGCTGAAGCACAAGGAATGCTTCATTCCGAACATCATCAATTACTACGGCCTGCAAGCCGTGAGCAAGTATGCTCGCGAGTGTGCGGAGTTCGTGAATCTCTATAGCAAGAGCCGCGGCATCAATCGCTTCCCCGCGCTGATCGAAGCCCTCGAATGGCTGCAAAAGCGGCCCGAGGTGATCGCTCGTGGTGTGAAGATCGAAATCCCGCCGTCGCTGCGGCAATGGTTGAAGGAAGAGACCAAGCTCGGCAACCCGGCCCTCGAAGCCAAGGTGAAGGCCAGCGGCGACAAGGCGTTGACCGAGTGCCTCGCCTGGTCGAAAGCCGTCAACAAGACCGTCGACGAAATGGTTCGCCACGTCCCGCCGTTCCCGTATGTCGATGCGAGCCTGAAGAAGCTGCAAGGCAAGGCGGACATGATCGTCTGCTCGGCGACGCCGAACGACGCGCTGAAGAAGGAATGGAGCGAGCACGGCATCGATCAATACGTGACGGCGATCTGCGGCCAGGAAGTCGGCACGAAGAAGGAAGTGCTCACCAACTCGCAGAAGTACGCCCCCAGCCACACGCTGATGATCGGCGATGCCCCGGGAGACTACTCGGCTGCGAAAGCCAACAACTGCCTCTTCTATCCGATCAACCCCGGCAACGAAGATGCCAGCTGGAAGCGGTTCCACGACGAAGGCATTGATCGGTTTTTGAATGAAACGTTTGCTGGTGAGTATCAGAAAATGTTGCTCGCCGAGTTCGACAGCTATCTGCCGGAAAAGCCGAGTTGGAAGGGTGTGTAG
- a CDS encoding four helix bundle protein: MTTVRSYRDLVVWKEAIGLAKSVYKLSADFPRREVYGLTSQIRRAAVSIPSNIAEGHARNSTREYIRFVSIALGSLAELETQICLAVELEFCTQPQVDEVLKIAEILGRRLHALQSSLNAKVE, translated from the coding sequence ATGACCACTGTTCGCAGTTACCGGGACTTGGTGGTTTGGAAGGAAGCCATTGGATTGGCGAAGAGCGTTTACAAGCTCTCCGCCGACTTTCCTCGCCGCGAGGTTTATGGACTAACTAGCCAGATTCGCCGTGCAGCCGTTTCGATCCCATCGAACATCGCTGAAGGTCATGCTCGCAACTCAACTCGTGAATACATTCGATTTGTTTCCATCGCTTTGGGCTCATTAGCTGAACTAGAAACTCAAATCTGTCTGGCTGTTGAATTGGAATTCTGCACGCAGCCACAAGTGGATGAAGTCTTGAAAATAGCCGAGATCCTCGGCCGCCGGTTACACGCACTACAAAGCTCTCTAAACGCAAAGGTTGAATAA
- the gnd gene encoding decarboxylating NADP(+)-dependent phosphogluconate dehydrogenase, with amino-acid sequence MSPTPAPSSQSPAPTADFGLIGLAVMGENLALNVESRGYSVAVFNRTTSVTDAFINGRAKGKKFTGAHSLEDLVASVKAPRKIMMMVKAGQAVDDLIEKLIPLMSPGDVIIDGGNEHYTNTERRTQYVESKGLLYIGTGVSGGEEGALKGPSMMPGGSEKGWPLVKPIFQAIAAKVGPKNDIPCCEWVGPRGAGHYVKMVHNGIEYGDMQLICEAYLMLKEAAGLSNDELYDVFDSWNRSELQSYLIEISRDIFSVKDDQGGDGYLVDKILDAAGAKGTGKWMSQLALDLGVPSTMVTEAVYARSLSSFKEARVRASKILSGPCPKTAGVNIGDKKQFIEDVKQALYASKICSYAQGYVQLQAAAKEHNWPLNYGDIALLWRGGCIIRAQFLERIKEAFDAQPNLENLLLFPFFTEALKKAQDSWRKVVVTATQMGLPVIEFSNALAYYDSYRRERLPANLLQAQRDYFGAHTYQRTDKPLDQKFHSEWIQLRKEPKA; translated from the coding sequence ATGTCTCCCACCCCAGCCCCCAGTTCCCAGTCCCCAGCCCCCACTGCCGACTTCGGTCTCATTGGTCTCGCTGTGATGGGCGAAAACCTCGCTCTCAATGTGGAAAGCCGCGGCTACAGCGTCGCTGTTTTTAACCGCACTACTTCGGTTACTGATGCGTTCATCAACGGCCGGGCGAAGGGCAAGAAGTTCACCGGCGCTCATTCACTCGAAGATCTCGTCGCGTCGGTGAAGGCTCCGCGCAAGATCATGATGATGGTGAAAGCGGGGCAGGCCGTCGACGATCTGATCGAGAAGTTGATCCCGCTGATGTCCCCCGGCGATGTGATTATCGACGGCGGTAACGAGCACTACACGAACACCGAACGCCGTACGCAGTATGTCGAGAGCAAGGGTTTGCTCTACATCGGCACCGGTGTTTCCGGCGGTGAAGAAGGCGCGCTGAAGGGCCCCAGCATGATGCCGGGCGGCAGCGAAAAGGGTTGGCCGCTCGTCAAGCCGATCTTCCAAGCAATTGCCGCCAAGGTTGGTCCGAAGAACGACATTCCCTGCTGCGAATGGGTCGGCCCGCGTGGCGCTGGTCACTACGTGAAGATGGTTCACAACGGCATCGAATACGGCGATATGCAGCTGATTTGCGAAGCCTATCTCATGCTGAAGGAAGCGGCCGGCTTGTCGAACGACGAGCTGTACGATGTTTTTGATTCGTGGAATCGCAGTGAGCTGCAGAGCTACCTGATCGAAATCAGCCGCGACATCTTCAGCGTGAAGGATGATCAAGGTGGCGACGGCTATCTCGTCGACAAGATCCTCGACGCCGCCGGCGCCAAGGGCACGGGCAAGTGGATGAGCCAGCTGGCTCTCGACCTCGGTGTACCGAGCACGATGGTCACTGAAGCCGTGTACGCCCGTTCGCTGTCGAGCTTCAAGGAAGCCCGCGTTCGCGCTTCGAAGATTCTCTCGGGTCCGTGCCCGAAGACTGCCGGCGTGAACATCGGCGACAAGAAGCAATTCATCGAAGACGTGAAGCAAGCTCTCTACGCTTCGAAGATCTGCTCGTACGCTCAGGGCTACGTGCAGTTGCAAGCCGCGGCCAAGGAACACAACTGGCCGCTCAACTACGGCGACATTGCGCTGTTGTGGCGCGGCGGCTGCATCATCCGCGCGCAGTTCCTCGAACGGATCAAGGAAGCGTTCGACGCGCAGCCGAACCTCGAGAACCTGCTCCTCTTCCCATTCTTCACCGAAGCCTTGAAGAAGGCCCAGGACTCGTGGCGGAAGGTGGTCGTCACCGCGACCCAGATGGGCCTGCCGGTCATCGAGTTCAGCAACGCCTTGGCTTATTACGACAGCTATCGCCGCGAACGTTTGCCGGCCAACTTGCTGCAAGCCCAGCGCGACTACTTCGGTGCTCACACGTATCAACGCACCGACAAGCCGCTCGATCAGAAGTTCCACAGCGAATGGATCCAGCTGCGGAAAGAACCGAAGGCTTAG
- the pilM gene encoding type IV pilus assembly protein PilM, translated as MARSAGVWGIDIGRCALKALRCRLDGEVVVADSFDYIEYPKLLTQQDADPVQLVKEALEQFLSRNNLRGDKVAISVPGEAGLARYFKPPPVDVKKIADIVKFEARQQIPFALADVIWDYQRMPGSQEVDGFAMESEIGLFAMKREQVAKALKPFQDADIEIDVIQLAPISIYNWFAHDIANPLPEGENYDSDKPPQSTVVLSIGTETTDLVVTNGYRVWQRNIPLGGNHFTKQLSKDLKLTFAKAEHLKRNPRQAEDPKAIFQAMRPVFGDMVTEIQRSIGFFQSLDRKAKITSIVMLGNTVKLPGLAQYLGKHLGYESMELDAFRRLTGASVVTSPSFKDNLLAFGSAYGLCVQALNRSKLKTNLLPRELLTQRLVKAKKPWAVAGVAAIVLACAINFISHYSKWEQVYEEHENNGTSWKKSITDATQVSAVSGQHLKSDEDQLKMQQQMRSIGNEVVGAADRRVLWLEVMKAINESLPKMVSDPKKLGNGQIPDHKQLPFIQQQDLKIEYIETQHFPDLAVWFNDTVKRKYIEQNPEVVQNAAPAAPGTPGVPPPAPMPAPPPPPAYPGGEGGYGNPAVAASNAGALDVSGINVPGPKGPGWVFEIQGYHFFNDPRQSAIGGSEHVKRTLLKTLEHGSVALPTGPGGANDRFTFKELGLGYAILAQDLPPDRTYRLINPNYAGPGVGGAPGEQLQPGGLPMADDPNNPPSFNVPRSNFIVQFCWQEKPLTIRLEERKAKAKAEAEKAAAAAQQAPAPTAVPPGGVRPGPVPPAAVPPAAAPVAPVAPAVPPVNNPAAVPPAAVPPAANPTTPPMNVLNPPVAVPPMNPAAAPPATVPPATTPATPPPTPPPG; from the coding sequence ATGGCAAGATCTGCTGGGGTGTGGGGAATCGACATCGGTCGTTGTGCGCTCAAGGCTTTGCGCTGCCGGCTCGATGGCGAGGTGGTGGTCGCCGACAGCTTTGATTACATCGAGTATCCCAAGCTGCTGACTCAACAGGACGCCGATCCGGTTCAGCTGGTCAAAGAAGCGCTCGAGCAGTTCCTCTCGCGCAACAATCTGCGCGGCGATAAGGTAGCCATCTCGGTTCCGGGCGAAGCGGGTCTTGCGCGCTACTTCAAGCCACCGCCGGTCGATGTGAAGAAGATCGCCGACATCGTGAAGTTCGAAGCCCGCCAGCAGATTCCGTTCGCCCTGGCCGACGTGATTTGGGATTACCAGCGGATGCCCGGCAGCCAAGAGGTTGACGGCTTTGCGATGGAGTCGGAGATCGGTTTGTTCGCGATGAAGCGCGAGCAAGTGGCCAAGGCCCTCAAGCCGTTTCAAGACGCCGACATCGAGATCGACGTCATTCAGCTGGCGCCGATTTCGATCTACAACTGGTTTGCGCACGACATCGCCAATCCGCTGCCGGAAGGCGAGAATTACGACTCCGACAAACCGCCGCAATCCACGGTGGTGCTCTCGATCGGCACCGAAACCACCGACCTGGTCGTGACCAACGGCTATCGCGTGTGGCAGCGCAACATTCCGCTCGGCGGCAACCACTTCACCAAGCAGCTGTCGAAGGATCTCAAGCTGACCTTCGCCAAGGCCGAGCATCTGAAGCGGAATCCTCGCCAGGCCGAAGATCCCAAGGCGATCTTCCAAGCCATGCGGCCCGTCTTCGGCGACATGGTGACCGAAATCCAGCGCTCGATCGGCTTCTTTCAAAGCCTCGATCGCAAAGCCAAGATCACCAGCATCGTGATGCTGGGCAACACGGTAAAGCTCCCCGGCCTTGCTCAATACCTGGGTAAGCACCTGGGTTACGAGAGCATGGAACTCGACGCCTTCCGGCGGCTCACTGGGGCGTCGGTGGTGACTTCGCCATCGTTCAAAGACAACCTGCTGGCCTTCGGCAGCGCGTATGGTCTGTGCGTGCAAGCCCTCAACCGCAGCAAGCTCAAGACGAACCTGCTGCCGCGAGAACTGCTCACGCAACGACTGGTGAAGGCGAAAAAGCCCTGGGCTGTCGCGGGCGTGGCTGCCATCGTGCTGGCTTGTGCGATCAACTTCATTTCGCACTACAGCAAGTGGGAACAGGTCTACGAAGAGCACGAGAACAACGGTACGAGTTGGAAGAAGTCAATCACTGACGCAACGCAAGTAAGCGCGGTCAGCGGTCAGCACCTGAAGTCGGACGAAGATCAGTTGAAGATGCAGCAGCAGATGCGGAGCATCGGCAACGAAGTGGTCGGCGCCGCCGACCGTCGCGTGCTGTGGCTGGAAGTGATGAAGGCCATCAACGAATCGCTGCCGAAGATGGTTTCGGATCCGAAGAAGCTCGGCAATGGTCAGATTCCCGATCACAAGCAGTTGCCGTTCATTCAGCAGCAGGATCTGAAAATCGAGTACATCGAGACGCAACACTTCCCCGACTTGGCCGTGTGGTTTAACGACACCGTCAAGCGGAAATACATCGAACAGAATCCCGAGGTGGTGCAGAACGCAGCCCCCGCGGCGCCCGGCACCCCTGGTGTTCCGCCGCCGGCCCCCATGCCAGCGCCTCCGCCGCCGCCGGCTTATCCGGGCGGCGAAGGTGGCTATGGCAATCCGGCTGTCGCGGCGAGCAATGCCGGCGCGCTCGATGTGTCGGGCATCAATGTGCCAGGCCCGAAGGGTCCGGGCTGGGTGTTTGAGATCCAGGGCTATCACTTCTTCAACGATCCGCGGCAATCGGCCATCGGCGGCTCGGAGCATGTGAAGCGAACGCTGCTGAAGACGCTGGAGCACGGTTCGGTGGCGCTGCCGACGGGTCCCGGCGGAGCGAACGATCGCTTCACCTTCAAGGAACTCGGTTTGGGCTACGCGATCCTGGCTCAGGATCTGCCGCCGGACCGCACCTATCGCTTGATCAATCCAAACTACGCGGGCCCCGGTGTGGGCGGCGCTCCAGGCGAACAGCTTCAGCCCGGCGGACTCCCGATGGCTGACGATCCGAACAATCCGCCGTCGTTCAACGTGCCGCGCAGCAACTTCATTGTTCAGTTCTGCTGGCAAGAAAAGCCGCTCACGATTCGTTTGGAAGAACGAAAGGCGAAGGCCAAAGCCGAGGCCGAAAAGGCTGCTGCGGCAGCGCAGCAGGCTCCAGCGCCAACGGCGGTTCCACCAGGCGGAGTTCGGCCGGGACCAGTGCCGCCCGCGGCAGTTCCTCCAGCCGCAGCTCCGGTCGCGCCCGTCGCTCCCGCAGTTCCGCCGGTGAACAATCCGGCAGCTGTTCCACCAGCAGCCGTTCCGCCAGCGGCGAATCCCACAACGCCGCCCATGAACGTACTTAATCCACCGGTCGCCGTTCCGCCGATGAATCCCGCTGCCGCGCCACCAGCGACAGTTCCTCCCGCAACTACTCCCGCCACGCCGCCCCCCACTCCGCCGCCAGGCTAG
- a CDS encoding AMP-dependent synthetase/ligase, whose translation MAVETIVEWLQRSLLAGEGGVMLPGEGKPREIGWKEVAARACRAADALARLGVGAGDRVAIAAGNSLEWIEADFAIQMLGGVVVPLHISLAASQLAWQLQHSGSRLLVAEAGLVNKLPELPADLNIVSFDTLAGGNEAAGRERWAVTRRNVSPQTLASIVYTSGTSGEPRGVMLTQGNLAANAAATLDAFGRQDDDLRLNMLPFSHAFGRMSDLYVSLVANTRLALARSRESLIADARQVQPTLLVVVPLLLARLKQAAIAQFGADDSSAIQKLLGGRLRGFICGGAALADEVHEYFAGQGTPVYEGYGLTEAAPVVSASSAQASSPRGAAGRLLPGTEGKTAADGELLIRGPQVMAGYWQDEPATSAAIQHGWLHTGDLGTVDAEGFLTLHGRKKEFIALASGKKIWPAAIEAFFAGDPLIEQIMLVGEGEAALGAFVVLKDRAAAELNSADNRQRVLKCLAERLSERAAHEQVRRVWLLPEPWTTEREELTPKLTLRRAVILGRYADCVRQMFAT comes from the coding sequence ATGGCGGTGGAAACGATTGTCGAATGGCTGCAACGGAGTTTGCTGGCCGGTGAGGGCGGCGTGATGCTGCCTGGGGAAGGTAAGCCGCGCGAGATTGGTTGGAAGGAAGTCGCGGCACGGGCCTGCAGGGCGGCCGATGCGCTTGCGCGGCTGGGGGTTGGAGCGGGCGATCGGGTGGCGATCGCGGCGGGAAATTCACTGGAATGGATCGAGGCGGATTTTGCGATTCAAATGCTTGGCGGCGTCGTGGTGCCGTTGCACATTTCGCTCGCGGCATCGCAACTCGCCTGGCAACTGCAACACAGCGGCAGCCGGTTGCTGGTCGCCGAGGCAGGCTTGGTGAACAAGCTGCCGGAGTTGCCGGCAGATCTCAACATCGTGTCCTTCGATACGCTCGCCGGGGGAAATGAAGCGGCTGGCCGCGAACGGTGGGCGGTCACGCGGCGAAATGTTTCGCCGCAAACGCTGGCCAGCATTGTGTATACCTCCGGCACGAGCGGCGAGCCGCGGGGGGTGATGCTCACGCAAGGCAACCTGGCGGCCAATGCTGCGGCGACGCTCGACGCCTTCGGCCGGCAGGACGACGATCTGCGTCTCAATATGTTGCCGTTCAGTCATGCGTTCGGGCGGATGAGCGATTTGTATGTCTCGCTGGTTGCGAACACGCGGCTGGCCCTCGCGCGGTCGCGCGAATCACTGATCGCCGATGCCCGGCAAGTTCAGCCGACGTTGCTGGTCGTCGTGCCGTTGCTGCTGGCGAGATTGAAGCAAGCGGCGATCGCGCAGTTCGGCGCCGACGATTCCTCGGCGATTCAAAAATTGCTCGGCGGTCGGTTGCGCGGATTCATCTGCGGCGGTGCGGCGTTGGCGGACGAAGTGCATGAATACTTCGCTGGGCAAGGGACGCCCGTCTATGAAGGGTATGGACTGACCGAAGCTGCCCCGGTCGTTTCGGCGTCGAGCGCGCAGGCCAGCAGTCCGCGCGGTGCTGCCGGACGCCTCTTGCCAGGCACCGAAGGGAAGACCGCGGCAGACGGCGAACTGCTGATTCGCGGTCCGCAGGTGATGGCCGGATATTGGCAGGACGAGCCAGCGACGAGCGCCGCAATCCAGCACGGCTGGTTGCATACGGGAGACTTGGGAACCGTCGATGCGGAGGGATTTTTGACTCTGCACGGCAGGAAGAAAGAGTTCATCGCGCTCGCCAGCGGCAAGAAGATCTGGCCGGCTGCGATCGAAGCGTTCTTCGCTGGCGATCCGCTGATCGAGCAAATCATGCTCGTCGGTGAAGGCGAAGCGGCGCTCGGCGCATTTGTGGTGCTCAAAGACAGAGCGGCAGCAGAACTCAACTCAGCTGACAACCGGCAACGGGTGCTCAAGTGCCTGGCCGAGCGGCTGAGTGAGCGCGCTGCGCACGAGCAAGTCCGGCGCGTGTGGCTGCTACCAGAACCGTGGACCACCGAGCGAGAAGAACTCACGCCGAAGCTAACGCTACGGCGGGCTGTGATTCTCGGCCGCTACGCAGATTGCGTGCGGCAGATGTTTGCTACGTAA
- a CDS encoding transporter — protein MADPSSPTEWQTREGLLRDLWAQQAANEELAARFQLPSNTNLIVPVWAAETDSAESQEKSREPKRLGEAPPDDSRVFLRQSAVLLKPGTWEVEWGLRYALQENAFLSVLPDSSIVPEFTDARQILGTLSIRYGLAERWQPYLTLPAGASFYERSNSAGDDVDDVYGVGDILLGVNYLWRDGKNECADIITNFSVSAPTGPAAIGGLTTNQAALGSGFCTLSFNTTVVRTYDPVVLFASLGYSHQFASEFQNINVQPGELFNGSFGLGFAVNDDITLSTQLQTVVQLDFGILGKRVPDTGLESSLLRHSIVHRLCEKQFVEFFLIHGITDDAPRMSVGVLRTHRY, from the coding sequence GTGGCCGATCCCAGTTCGCCGACCGAATGGCAAACGCGTGAGGGATTGCTGCGAGATTTGTGGGCGCAACAGGCGGCCAACGAAGAACTGGCCGCGCGATTTCAACTGCCGTCGAATACCAATCTAATCGTCCCGGTTTGGGCCGCGGAGACTGACTCGGCAGAGTCGCAGGAGAAATCGCGCGAACCCAAACGTCTCGGCGAAGCGCCTCCCGATGACTCGCGCGTCTTCCTGCGGCAGTCTGCCGTGCTGCTCAAGCCCGGCACTTGGGAAGTGGAATGGGGCCTGCGATACGCGCTGCAAGAGAACGCCTTCCTCTCGGTGCTGCCCGATAGCAGCATCGTGCCCGAGTTCACCGACGCCCGGCAGATCCTCGGCACGCTCAGCATTCGCTATGGATTAGCCGAGCGCTGGCAACCTTATCTCACGTTGCCCGCCGGCGCGTCGTTCTACGAACGCTCGAACTCGGCCGGCGACGACGTCGACGATGTCTACGGCGTGGGCGATATTCTGCTCGGCGTGAATTACTTGTGGCGCGACGGAAAGAACGAGTGCGCCGACATCATTACCAATTTCAGCGTGAGCGCGCCGACCGGTCCCGCAGCCATTGGTGGTTTGACGACGAACCAAGCCGCGCTCGGCAGCGGCTTCTGCACATTGAGCTTCAATACAACGGTCGTTCGTACTTACGATCCGGTCGTGCTGTTCGCTTCGCTCGGCTATTCCCATCAATTTGCGAGCGAATTTCAAAATATCAACGTGCAGCCAGGCGAGCTGTTTAATGGCTCTTTTGGCCTTGGTTTCGCGGTGAACGACGACATCACGCTCAGCACGCAGTTGCAAACGGTCGTGCAACTCGACTTCGGCATCCTGGGGAAACGAGTACCAGATACCGGACTCGAGTCGAGCTTGCTGCGGCACTCGATTGTGCATCGGCTGTGTGAAAAGCAGTTCGTCGAGTTCTTTTTGATTCATGGAATTACGGACGACGCGCCGCGAATGTCGGTCGGCGTCTTGCGCACGCATCGCTACTAA
- a CDS encoding C39 family peptidase, protein MTTPIRLPVFFAAAYLGMAPLASAEKPDVVRYPSPQRNFNATLQPWTATKSRNVMLQEREYTCGAASLGTLLRYYFEDPVSEERILDAAMAGLNEEQIKDREKNGLSMEDLARGAGKLQYAAAVLKLEYAKLATLPAPVVIRLIKDDFKHFVVFRGEREGMVYVADPIRGNVKIPLHLFKQEWDGNVLAVIRRGMQPRTQHPLQIPPDSAVLPQAQAARRGLLENSLPLRPIR, encoded by the coding sequence ATGACGACTCCAATTCGGCTGCCTGTTTTCTTCGCGGCTGCGTATCTCGGCATGGCTCCTCTCGCGTCGGCGGAAAAGCCAGACGTCGTGCGCTATCCTAGTCCGCAGCGCAACTTTAACGCCACCTTGCAACCGTGGACGGCGACGAAGAGCCGCAACGTCATGCTGCAGGAGCGTGAATACACCTGCGGAGCTGCCTCGCTCGGCACGCTCTTGCGTTACTACTTCGAAGATCCGGTTAGTGAAGAACGGATTCTCGATGCTGCCATGGCGGGGCTGAATGAAGAGCAGATCAAGGATCGTGAGAAGAACGGCCTCTCGATGGAAGATCTGGCCCGCGGCGCCGGCAAGCTGCAATACGCAGCCGCGGTGCTCAAGCTGGAGTATGCCAAGTTGGCGACGCTGCCGGCGCCGGTTGTTATTCGTTTGATCAAGGACGACTTCAAGCATTTCGTCGTTTTTCGCGGCGAACGCGAAGGGATGGTATATGTCGCCGATCCCATCCGTGGCAACGTTAAAATCCCACTCCACCTCTTCAAGCAGGAGTGGGATGGCAATGTCCTAGCCGTCATTCGCCGCGGTATGCAGCCGCGCACTCAGCATCCCCTGCAAATCCCGCCCGATAGCGCAGTGCTGCCGCAAGCGCAGGCAGCCCGCCGCGGACTGCTCGAAAACAGCCTGCCACTGCGGCCAATTCGCTGA